In Erigeron canadensis isolate Cc75 chromosome 6, C_canadensis_v1, whole genome shotgun sequence, the following are encoded in one genomic region:
- the LOC122605892 gene encoding protein LIKE COV 1-like, with amino-acid sequence MGGTREKDRDAERLIPLTKLGGGGFSEIDGCDGDSSPAESSSCSSPSHNSGKEAFVKVIRSWASKKFMTGCVILFPIAITFYVTWWFIHFVDGFFSPIYHVLGINTFGLGFFTSIGFIFLVGVFMSSWLGASLLSLGEFIIQRMPFMSYIYTASKQISSAISPGEGSQAFKEVAIIRHPSAGEYAFGFITSTVILRKNTGAEELCCIYVPTNNLYIGEIVLVNSKDVMKPNISVREGIEIVISGGMSMPEMLTTLDSKTTLAPRSGKYAVPKV; translated from the exons ATGGGGGGAACAAGAGAGAAAGATAGAGATGCAGAACGTCTTATACCACTTACCAAATTAGGCGGAGGAGGGTTCTCAGAGATTGACGGTTGTGATGGCGATTCGTCGCCAGCCGAATCGTCATCGTGCTCTTCTCCTTCTCATAATTCCGGCAAAGAG GCATTTGTCAAAGTCATTCGCAGTTGGGCTTCCAAAAAATTCATGACGGGATG TGTCATTTTATTTCCTATAGCCATCACATTTTACGTGACTTGGTGGTTCATTCATTTTGTGGATGGATTCTTCTCCCCAATCTATCATGTTCTTGGAATTAATACATTTG GCCTCGGATTCTTCACATCTATTGGTTTTATCTTTTTGGTTGGTGTGTTCATGTCATCATGGTTAGGCGCCTCTCTGCTCAGCTTAGGGGAGTTTATAATACAGAGGATGCCTTTCATGAGCTACATTTACACTGCCTCCAAACAAATTAGTTCAGCAATTTCCCCTG GTGAAGGTTCACAAGCGTTTAAAGAAGTAGCGATTATAAGGCATCCAAGTGCTGGAGAATACGCATTTGGATTCATAACATCAACTGTTATATTGCGTAAGAATACAGGGGCTGAGGAGTTATGTTGCATCTATGTGCCAACCAATAACCTTTATATCGGAGAGATAGTTCTTGTCAATTCAAAAGATGTTATGAAGCCTAACATCTCAGTTCGAGAAGGTATAG AGATTGTAATATCGGGAGGCATGTCGATGCCAGAGATGTTAACCACGCTGGATTCTAAAACAACATTGGCTCCAAGAAGTGGAAAGTATGCTGTTCCAAAAGTATGA